One genomic region from Conexibacter woesei DSM 14684 encodes:
- the rsgA gene encoding ribosome small subunit-dependent GTPase A, whose product MTLFPAGIGRRDDLDAELATLRDALGEPGLSPARVLSQHSGVWLVAEPDAPEPRLVHARARLRDEAEGPPVTGDWVALDGGDAIAGVLPRHGAVVRRAVGEGRAERQVLAANVELALVAEPLPEPNERRAERLAAIAGAGEVPVALVLTKADLDDDADATALRLGRDLGLPDAIAVSVRTGDGIGIVRSLLPPGSTAVLLGPSGAGKSTLVNALLGEERQAVGDVRASDKRGRHTTVTRELLSLPNGGLLIDTPGMREVGMWDGGVDDTFDDVAELAAGCRFADCQHDSEPDCAVRGVVAPERLEAWRKLAREQAWVDDRRAAARERERLGRSYRGIQREARWVKGDE is encoded by the coding sequence CCACACTGCGCGACGCGCTCGGCGAGCCCGGCCTCTCCCCTGCGCGCGTGCTCTCGCAGCACAGCGGCGTCTGGCTCGTGGCCGAGCCCGACGCGCCGGAGCCGCGGCTCGTGCACGCCCGCGCGCGGCTCAGAGACGAGGCCGAGGGGCCGCCGGTGACCGGCGACTGGGTCGCGCTCGACGGCGGCGACGCGATCGCCGGCGTGCTGCCGCGCCACGGCGCGGTCGTGCGGCGCGCGGTCGGCGAGGGACGCGCCGAGCGCCAGGTGCTGGCCGCGAACGTCGAGCTGGCGCTCGTCGCCGAGCCGCTGCCGGAGCCGAACGAGCGGCGCGCGGAGCGGCTGGCGGCGATCGCCGGAGCGGGCGAGGTGCCGGTCGCGCTGGTGCTGACGAAGGCCGACCTCGACGACGACGCCGACGCGACCGCGCTGCGGCTCGGGCGCGACCTCGGGCTGCCGGACGCGATCGCGGTGAGCGTGCGGACCGGCGACGGGATCGGGATCGTCCGCAGCCTGCTGCCGCCCGGCTCGACCGCGGTCCTGCTCGGTCCCTCCGGCGCCGGCAAGTCGACGCTCGTCAACGCGCTGCTGGGCGAGGAGCGCCAGGCGGTCGGCGACGTGCGCGCATCCGACAAACGCGGCCGCCACACGACCGTCACGCGCGAGCTGCTGTCGCTGCCCAACGGCGGCCTGCTGATCGACACGCCCGGGATGCGCGAGGTCGGGATGTGGGACGGCGGCGTCGACGACACCTTCGACGACGTCGCCGAGCTGGCGGCCGGCTGCCGCTTCGCCGACTGCCAGCACGACAGCGAGCCCGACTGCGCCGTCCGCGGCGTCGTCGCGCCCGAACGGCTGGAGGCGTGGCGCAAGCTCGCCAGAGAGCAGGCGTGGGTCGACGACAGACGCGCCGCCGCGCGCGAGCGCGAGAGACTCGGCCGCTCCTACCGCGGCATCCAGCGCGAGGCGCGCTGGGTCAAGGGCGACGAGTGA
- a CDS encoding GNAT family N-acetyltransferase, producing the protein MSLGLRPERQEDHAAARRVHERAFPTAAEADLVDALRAEGAVVPELCLVAVERGAERVLGHIVFSRARLDSGVPLLVLAPVAVDPDAQRRGIGGALVREALRRAPAAAPGVPLVSVLGHADYYPRFGFEPAAPLGIRAPFDVPDDAWMAFRLPAYPPPDQPAPTGVVVYADAFAAVS; encoded by the coding sequence ATGAGCCTCGGACTGCGCCCCGAGCGCCAGGAGGACCATGCCGCCGCGCGGCGCGTGCACGAGCGTGCGTTCCCGACGGCGGCCGAGGCCGACCTGGTCGACGCGCTGCGCGCCGAGGGCGCCGTCGTGCCGGAGCTGTGCCTCGTGGCGGTCGAGCGCGGCGCCGAGCGAGTCCTCGGCCACATCGTCTTCAGCCGCGCGCGGCTCGACAGCGGAGTCCCGCTGCTCGTGCTCGCCCCGGTCGCCGTCGACCCGGACGCGCAGCGCCGCGGGATCGGCGGCGCGCTCGTGCGCGAGGCGCTGCGACGCGCGCCGGCCGCCGCGCCCGGCGTCCCGCTCGTCTCCGTCCTCGGCCATGCGGACTACTACCCACGCTTCGGCTTCGAGCCGGCCGCCCCGCTCGGCATCCGTGCGCCGTTCGACGTCCCGGACGACGCGTGGATGGCGTTCAGACTGCCGGCGTACCCGCCGCCGGACCAGCCCGCACCCACCGGCGTCGTCGTCTACGCCGACGCGTTCGCCGCCGTCTCCTGA
- a CDS encoding AAA family ATPase, producing MLQRIHIRGFKSLVDVELELPRLAVLAGPNAAGKSNVLDAFQMLARSGTQRTLADALDSPIRGFPTEAFTFPSGGLAELMVQNSARFEIEADVAIDRADTRALLERVRYRLGVEIDPDTGVLALADEYLARLTKDWQPKDSARIEAQDDRILIRRSGSGGRPPLEERATNHTWLSDARLSGTPYPLFDSLRAEFRQWRTYYLDPGTTMRAAAPPREVPDIGVNGEHLAPFLYGLKTRNGPAFEAVHRALKSVIPAIGSLDVDLDTKRGTLDIQIEQDGTTFSSRVVSEGTLRVLALCAIAVTARSGLVAFEEPENGVQPQRLDRIAELLASVTRRGSAQLVVTTHSPGFVAAILERARDAETDIGLFSVGRSGHKTVIRPHRDFGLWQDQAVDELLIEPDESDKISALVRRGWLDV from the coding sequence GTGCTGCAACGCATCCACATCAGAGGGTTCAAGTCCCTGGTCGACGTCGAACTGGAACTGCCTCGTCTCGCAGTACTTGCCGGTCCGAACGCCGCAGGTAAGAGCAACGTTCTCGACGCGTTCCAGATGCTGGCTCGCTCCGGAACTCAGCGAACGCTTGCGGACGCGCTCGATTCTCCGATTCGTGGCTTTCCTACCGAGGCGTTCACCTTTCCGTCGGGAGGACTCGCAGAGCTCATGGTGCAGAACTCTGCGAGATTCGAGATCGAGGCTGACGTCGCGATCGACAGAGCTGACACAAGAGCGTTGCTTGAGCGTGTGCGGTATCGGCTGGGAGTCGAGATCGATCCAGACACCGGCGTGCTTGCCCTTGCGGATGAATATCTCGCGCGACTCACAAAGGACTGGCAGCCGAAAGACAGCGCGCGCATCGAAGCACAAGACGATCGAATTCTCATTCGGCGTTCTGGTAGCGGAGGGCGGCCGCCGCTGGAGGAGCGTGCGACGAATCACACGTGGCTTTCGGACGCCCGGCTTTCAGGGACGCCCTATCCGCTGTTTGACAGTCTGCGGGCAGAGTTTCGACAGTGGCGCACGTACTACCTGGATCCAGGCACAACCATGCGTGCTGCAGCGCCGCCTCGCGAGGTTCCCGACATCGGCGTGAATGGAGAGCATCTGGCTCCCTTTCTCTACGGGCTCAAGACACGCAACGGCCCAGCGTTTGAAGCAGTGCATCGGGCCCTGAAGTCGGTGATCCCAGCGATCGGCAGCCTCGACGTCGATCTCGACACGAAGCGTGGCACACTCGATATTCAGATCGAGCAGGACGGGACTACCTTTTCGTCACGAGTGGTATCGGAGGGCACTCTTCGGGTACTCGCCCTCTGCGCGATCGCGGTTACCGCTCGCAGTGGGCTCGTTGCGTTTGAGGAGCCCGAGAATGGTGTTCAGCCGCAGCGACTGGACCGGATCGCTGAGTTGCTTGCTTCCGTGACCCGACGTGGCTCAGCTCAACTGGTCGTGACGACACACTCACCCGGTTTCGTGGCTGCGATTCTGGAGCGGGCCCGGGATGCCGAAACGGATATTGGGCTGTTCAGCGTCGGGCGGAGCGGCCACAAGACCGTCATCAGACCGCACCGGGACTTTGGGCTCTGGCAGGACCAGGCAGTTGACGAGTTGCTCATTGAGCCGGACGAATCGGACAAGATCTCTGCGCTGGTCCGTCGAGGCTGGCTCGACGTCTGA
- a CDS encoding RrF2 family transcriptional regulator yields MISITTKSPYALRALTELGRLGGSGPVPIAELARRREIPVQFLEQLFAVLRRAGVLKSQRGVKGGYSFAREPGEITVLEIVELLDGAFGADAEGVFAEAAAAARAVLAQTTVADVIEREARDAGAAMYYI; encoded by the coding sequence ATGATCTCGATCACGACCAAATCCCCCTACGCGCTGCGGGCGCTCACGGAGCTCGGCCGCCTCGGCGGCTCAGGTCCGGTGCCGATCGCCGAGCTGGCCCGCCGGCGGGAGATTCCGGTCCAGTTCCTCGAGCAGCTGTTCGCGGTCCTGCGCCGCGCCGGCGTGCTGAAGTCCCAGCGCGGCGTCAAGGGTGGCTACAGCTTCGCGAGGGAGCCGGGCGAGATCACCGTGCTGGAGATCGTCGAGCTGCTCGACGGCGCATTCGGCGCCGACGCCGAGGGCGTCTTCGCCGAGGCCGCCGCCGCCGCCCGCGCCGTCCTCGCGCAGACGACCGTCGCCGACGTGATCGAGCGCGAGGCGCGCGACGCCGGCGCGGCGATGTACTACATCTGA
- a CDS encoding VanZ family protein — protein MSPTRRLADWIGRFGPPLALMGVIFFLSAQPNLRTELGTIDLVGRKVVHAVEYGLLFLLWLRALGWSGRAAWWAAAIAVGYAISDEFHQTFVDGRSGHPRDVAIDSAGILIAALVTWRLRVRARAQRRVLA, from the coding sequence ATGTCACCGACACGACGGCTTGCGGACTGGATCGGTCGATTTGGTCCGCCACTCGCCCTGATGGGCGTCATCTTCTTCCTCTCGGCCCAGCCGAACCTCAGAACCGAGCTGGGCACGATCGACCTGGTCGGCCGCAAGGTCGTCCACGCCGTCGAGTACGGCCTGCTGTTCCTGCTCTGGCTGCGCGCGCTCGGCTGGAGTGGCCGAGCGGCCTGGTGGGCGGCCGCGATCGCCGTCGGCTACGCGATCAGCGACGAGTTCCACCAGACGTTCGTCGACGGCCGCTCAGGCCACCCGCGCGACGTCGCGATCGACTCCGCCGGCATCCTGATCGCCGCACTCGTCACGTGGCGGCTGCGCGTGCGGGCGCGGGCGCAGCGACGCGTCCTGGCGTAG
- a CDS encoding HDOD domain-containing protein gives MTSTAATADAGFPRHHNEGHGRRLTAAFEALEAFPVLAESRNRVLRLFTQERPATAEIVAAVESDVALAIATLRLANRVDGRSRGRVDSVVRAVSVLSPAAVQALASRARTFDFFERSGIWEGTPERFRLHGVATQRAADRLAAELGYEDRDRLIVTSLLHDIGKLVLSHAYPGYPRQVHGDAKTPEERIHRERRELGVDHALVGGVLARRWGLPKAIASTIERHHSDDADGEAALVRLADMLAHYGHGDAVSPSEMLSTARLVGIGPAELRAVMYDLPYATNGGRQRALDPCPLSARETEVLKRLGQGKVYKQIAHELELSTSTVRTHLHNIYGKLGAVDRAQAVLIATERGWI, from the coding sequence TTGACTTCAACGGCCGCCACTGCCGACGCCGGATTTCCGCGCCACCACAACGAGGGCCACGGCCGTCGGCTGACGGCTGCGTTCGAGGCGCTGGAGGCGTTCCCGGTGCTCGCCGAGTCGCGCAACCGCGTCCTGCGGCTGTTCACGCAGGAGCGCCCGGCGACGGCTGAGATCGTCGCCGCGGTCGAGTCCGACGTGGCGCTCGCGATCGCGACGCTGCGACTCGCCAACCGCGTCGACGGCAGGTCGCGGGGCAGAGTCGACTCGGTCGTGAGAGCGGTCAGCGTGCTCTCGCCGGCGGCGGTGCAGGCGCTCGCGAGCCGTGCGCGCACGTTCGACTTCTTCGAGCGCAGCGGCATCTGGGAGGGCACGCCGGAGCGCTTCCGCCTCCACGGGGTCGCGACCCAGCGCGCGGCCGACCGGCTCGCCGCCGAGCTCGGCTACGAGGACCGCGACCGCCTGATCGTCACGTCGCTGCTGCACGACATCGGCAAGCTCGTCCTCAGCCACGCCTACCCGGGCTATCCGCGGCAGGTGCACGGCGACGCGAAGACGCCGGAGGAGCGGATCCACAGGGAGCGCCGCGAGCTGGGCGTCGACCACGCGCTCGTCGGCGGGGTGCTCGCGCGCCGCTGGGGGCTGCCGAAGGCGATCGCCTCGACGATCGAGCGCCATCACAGCGACGACGCCGACGGCGAGGCCGCGCTCGTGCGCCTCGCCGACATGCTCGCCCACTACGGCCACGGCGACGCCGTCTCGCCGAGCGAGATGCTGTCGACCGCGCGGCTGGTCGGGATCGGCCCGGCGGAGCTGCGCGCGGTGATGTACGACCTCCCGTACGCGACCAACGGCGGGCGCCAGCGCGCGCTCGACCCGTGCCCGCTGTCAGCGCGCGAGACCGAGGTGCTCAAGCGGCTGGGGCAGGGGAAGGTCTACAAGCAGATCGCGCACGAGCTGGAGCTGTCGACGAGCACCGTGCGCACGCACCTCCACAACATCTACGGCAAGCTCGGCGCCGTCGACCGCGCGCAGGCGGTCTTGATCGCCACCGAGCGCGGCTGGATCTAG
- the gltX gene encoding glutamate--tRNA ligase, which yields MKVRFAPSPTGALHIGGARTALYNWLLARGSGGRLVLRIEDTDRERSTPENVEQILDALRWLELDWDEGPVFQAARAERHAEALQQLLDAGHAYRTTATGDDVRAWKAQHGDDRGFRGTSEAEGAVRLRVPDEGETVVHDAVRGDASFKHVHLDDPVIARADGSVLYNFAVAIDDLDAGVTHVVRGEDHLSNTPKQLLVFEALGERAPIYAHLPLLHGPDGKKLSKRHGAASVQELRDQGYLPEAVNNYVALLGAGFDPEREYFTRDELAERLRLERISRSPAVFDERKLRHINGHYLRELPVEELTRRLEAFTGREGLAGAVEISREKIQTLADFWPLAGFFFDGPADDEKAFAKVFGVEGAVDGLAAARDALAALEPFTQEFVEAALRGLLDANDWKPKHVFQPVRVAIAGTTISPGIFESVALLGRDETLRRVDAALARAR from the coding sequence ATGAAAGTTCGATTCGCTCCTTCTCCGACGGGCGCGCTGCACATCGGCGGCGCCCGCACTGCGCTCTACAACTGGCTGCTCGCACGCGGGAGCGGCGGCAGACTCGTCCTGCGGATCGAAGATACCGACCGCGAGCGATCGACCCCCGAGAACGTCGAGCAGATCCTCGACGCGCTCCGCTGGCTGGAGCTCGACTGGGACGAGGGGCCGGTCTTCCAGGCCGCGCGCGCCGAGCGCCACGCCGAGGCGCTCCAGCAGCTGCTCGACGCCGGCCACGCCTACCGCACGACCGCGACGGGCGACGACGTCAGAGCGTGGAAGGCGCAGCACGGCGACGACCGCGGCTTCCGTGGCACCTCCGAGGCCGAGGGAGCGGTTCGGCTGCGCGTGCCCGACGAGGGGGAGACGGTCGTCCACGACGCCGTCCGCGGTGACGCGTCGTTCAAGCACGTCCACCTCGACGACCCGGTGATCGCCCGCGCCGACGGCTCGGTCCTCTACAACTTCGCCGTCGCGATCGACGACCTCGACGCAGGCGTCACGCACGTCGTGCGCGGCGAGGACCACCTCTCGAACACACCCAAGCAGCTGCTCGTGTTCGAGGCGCTCGGCGAGAGAGCGCCGATCTACGCGCACCTTCCGCTGCTGCACGGCCCGGACGGCAAGAAGCTCTCCAAGCGCCACGGTGCCGCCTCCGTGCAGGAGCTGCGCGACCAGGGCTACCTGCCCGAGGCGGTCAACAACTACGTCGCGCTGCTCGGCGCCGGCTTCGACCCCGAGCGCGAGTACTTCACGCGCGACGAGCTGGCCGAGCGGCTGAGACTGGAGCGGATCTCGCGTTCGCCGGCGGTCTTCGACGAGAGAAAGCTGCGGCACATCAACGGCCACTACCTGCGCGAGCTGCCCGTCGAGGAGCTGACGCGCCGGCTGGAGGCGTTCACGGGCCGGGAGGGGCTCGCCGGCGCGGTCGAGATCAGCCGCGAGAAGATCCAGACGCTCGCCGACTTCTGGCCGCTCGCCGGCTTCTTCTTCGACGGCCCGGCCGACGACGAGAAGGCGTTCGCGAAGGTCTTCGGCGTCGAGGGCGCGGTCGACGGGCTCGCGGCCGCGCGCGACGCGCTGGCGGCGCTGGAGCCGTTCACGCAGGAGTTCGTCGAGGCCGCCCTGCGCGGCCTGCTGGACGCGAACGACTGGAAGCCCAAGCACGTCTTCCAGCCGGTCCGCGTCGCGATCGCCGGGACGACGATCTCGCCGGGGATCTTCGAGAGCGTCGCGCTGCTGGGCCGCGACGAGACGCTGCGGCGGGTCGACGCGGCGCTCGCGCGGGCGCGTTGA
- a CDS encoding deoxyribonuclease IV encodes MLIGAHVSQAGGLPNAIERGVEKGCTAIQIFNQSPRMWRPTQYSEDDFAAFRDAMAGSPIRAVMIHAVYLINCASEDPEIRTKSLASLTQSLRVGDAIGASVVLHPGSALRGHVGEAIARAGGVFREALAESESSALLLEDTAGAGGTLGRSFEELRELIDAAGGGERLGVCLDSCHLLASGYDVRTIDGLSETLDRFDAAVGLGRLGGLHLNDSVNALGTNRDRHANLGEGELGETGCMAFLSEPRFENLPVVLETPGPDKRGTSAEEIVYAKRLRRRGLRLRKKAAV; translated from the coding sequence ATGCTAATCGGCGCCCACGTGTCACAGGCCGGAGGGCTGCCGAACGCGATCGAGCGCGGCGTCGAGAAGGGCTGTACGGCGATACAGATCTTCAACCAGTCGCCGCGGATGTGGCGCCCGACGCAGTACTCCGAGGACGACTTCGCCGCGTTCCGCGACGCGATGGCGGGCAGCCCGATCAGAGCGGTGATGATCCACGCCGTCTACCTGATCAACTGCGCCAGCGAGGACCCGGAGATCCGCACGAAGTCGCTCGCCTCGCTGACGCAGTCGCTGCGCGTCGGCGACGCGATCGGCGCGAGCGTCGTGCTCCACCCCGGCTCGGCGCTCAGAGGCCACGTCGGCGAGGCGATCGCGCGCGCCGGCGGCGTCTTCAGAGAGGCGCTGGCGGAGAGCGAGTCGAGCGCGCTGCTGCTGGAGGACACCGCGGGCGCGGGCGGCACGCTGGGGCGCTCGTTCGAGGAGCTGAGAGAGCTGATCGACGCGGCCGGCGGCGGTGAGCGGCTCGGCGTCTGCCTCGACTCCTGCCACCTGCTCGCGTCCGGCTACGACGTCCGCACGATCGACGGGCTGAGCGAGACGCTCGACCGCTTCGACGCGGCCGTCGGGCTCGGCCGGCTCGGCGGGCTGCACCTCAACGACTCCGTCAACGCGCTCGGCACCAACCGCGACCGCCACGCCAACCTCGGCGAGGGCGAGCTGGGCGAGACGGGCTGCATGGCGTTCCTGTCCGAGCCGCGCTTCGAGAACCTCCCCGTCGTGCTGGAGACCCCCGGCCCGGACAAGAGAGGGACATCGGCCGAGGAGATCGTCTACGCGAAGAGACTGCGCAGAAGAGGACTGCGCTTGCGCAAGAAGGCAGCGGTGTAG
- the dnaE gene encoding DNA polymerase III subunit alpha: MSSSSAQACAHLHVHSEYSLLDGACKIDALAARAAAFDQPALGLTDHGVMNGSVEMYKACKKHDIKPLLGCEVYVVDDRHFRAGRAERNHLTLLAQNDVGYRNLVKLSSTGYLEGLHRGKPGVDFEIMSQHSEGIIALTGCLASRFCQRLVNDRPDEARAHVDDLMNIFGREQVYFEVQKNGIADQDKANEGIVRIAREVGRPLVGTGDVHYLRREDYHHHTALLCVQTKSTLAEPKMTFDTNEFYLKSNQEMADAFAEWPDALPTTLEVAERCQVEIPLGGQLIPSYPTPNGEEERAYLRQLVLDGLHLRYGNPPPAAAVERMEMELAVIDKMGFNAYFLIVWDFVRYSKENGVAVGPGRGSAAGSIVAYCLAITDVDPLAYDLLFERFLNPERVSMPDIDIDFSVRGRERVIRYVTEKYGRESVAQIITFGKMFPRAATRDAARVLGHDYGAGDKLAKLIPDPIMGRPPSFDDCLQPGEPLRGEVDSNPVSRQIVDVARGLEGIVRNSSIHAAAVVIADRPLTDIVPLQLADAGTDDRGDKVYRTVTQYSMKPVEELGLLKMDFLGLRNLDVIEDALDIIERSTGTRPDMTTLPLDDGKTYDMIARGDSVGVFQFESEGMRETLKKVRPTELEDLIALNALYRPGAMDQIPTYARGKRNPESISYPDERLRPILESTNGVIVYQEQAMQIAKSLAGFSGAKADDLRKAIGKKNRAAMAELKPEFIEGCRASRTSEQVIEWLWATNEKSADYSFNKAHAACYALIAYRTAWLKANHPAEYMAALISSVMDTKDKVPFFVAQTEQMGIEILPPDVNESDHDFMVVDGNIRFGLDAVKGVGYAAVEGIKRAREEDGPFTSLWDFCERVDGKAVNKKAIEALIKCGAFSSTGASRKGMLGVLEQAQAAGQKAQQDALIGQGSIFDLGPEPGAANGAAASAFAAPSHPGIPAEEFDQAEMLAAEKESIGLFISAHPLKAVREAMRVKVDCTLAELSDRKDGDWVTVGGIITQCKRLRTKRGDHMMFATLDDLEGTVEILIFGRVLAASEEAFQMDSVITLRGRVDHKDASKTTVVVQDAELFAPSEAEIEKAREEAAKIPTGPPPVRLRLDCTALRAGVIDDLKAVFETFPGESVVVLEMHTSGGQRTLRLGPTYKVSRNAALQAELDHVLGSAMLEPAAA; encoded by the coding sequence ATGTCCTCCTCCTCAGCTCAGGCCTGCGCCCACCTCCACGTCCACTCCGAGTACTCGCTGCTCGACGGCGCCTGCAAGATCGACGCCCTCGCCGCGCGCGCCGCGGCGTTCGACCAGCCCGCCCTCGGACTGACCGACCACGGCGTCATGAACGGCTCCGTCGAGATGTACAAGGCCTGCAAGAAGCACGACATCAAGCCGCTGCTGGGCTGCGAGGTCTACGTCGTCGACGACCGCCACTTCCGCGCCGGCAGAGCGGAGCGCAACCACCTCACGCTGCTGGCGCAGAACGACGTCGGCTACCGGAATCTCGTCAAGCTCTCCTCGACCGGCTACCTCGAAGGCCTGCACCGCGGCAAGCCCGGCGTCGACTTCGAGATCATGTCGCAGCACTCGGAGGGCATCATCGCCCTCACCGGCTGCCTTGCCTCGCGCTTCTGCCAGCGGCTCGTCAACGACCGCCCCGACGAGGCGCGCGCCCACGTCGACGACCTGATGAACATCTTCGGGCGCGAGCAGGTCTACTTCGAGGTGCAGAAGAACGGCATCGCGGACCAGGACAAGGCGAACGAGGGGATCGTGCGGATCGCGCGCGAGGTCGGCCGCCCGCTCGTCGGCACCGGCGACGTGCACTACCTGCGCCGCGAGGACTACCACCATCACACGGCCCTGCTCTGCGTTCAGACGAAGTCGACGCTTGCCGAGCCGAAGATGACGTTCGACACGAACGAGTTCTACCTCAAGTCCAACCAGGAGATGGCGGACGCGTTCGCGGAGTGGCCCGACGCGCTGCCGACGACGCTGGAGGTCGCCGAGCGCTGCCAGGTCGAGATCCCGCTCGGCGGCCAGCTGATCCCGAGCTACCCGACGCCGAACGGCGAGGAGGAGAGAGCGTACCTCCGCCAGCTCGTCCTGGACGGCCTCCACCTGCGCTACGGCAACCCGCCGCCGGCCGCCGCCGTCGAGCGGATGGAGATGGAGCTGGCGGTCATCGACAAGATGGGCTTCAACGCCTACTTCCTGATCGTCTGGGACTTCGTCAGATACTCGAAGGAGAACGGCGTCGCGGTCGGCCCGGGCCGTGGCTCCGCCGCCGGCTCGATCGTCGCCTACTGCCTCGCGATCACGGACGTCGACCCGCTCGCCTACGACCTCCTCTTCGAGCGCTTCCTCAACCCCGAGCGCGTGTCGATGCCTGATATCGACATCGACTTCTCCGTCCGCGGCCGCGAGCGCGTGATCAGATACGTGACGGAGAAGTACGGCAGAGAGTCCGTCGCGCAGATCATCACCTTCGGCAAGATGTTCCCGCGCGCCGCGACGCGCGACGCCGCGCGCGTGCTGGGCCACGACTACGGCGCCGGCGACAAGCTCGCGAAGCTGATCCCGGACCCGATCATGGGCCGCCCGCCGTCGTTCGACGACTGCCTCCAGCCGGGCGAGCCGCTGCGCGGCGAAGTCGACTCCAACCCCGTCTCCAGACAGATCGTCGACGTCGCCCGCGGCCTGGAGGGGATCGTCCGCAACTCGTCGATCCACGCCGCCGCGGTCGTGATCGCGGATCGCCCGCTGACGGACATCGTGCCGCTGCAGCTCGCCGACGCCGGGACCGACGACAGAGGCGACAAGGTCTACCGCACGGTGACGCAGTACTCGATGAAGCCCGTCGAGGAGCTCGGTCTCCTCAAGATGGACTTCCTCGGCCTGCGCAACCTCGACGTGATCGAGGACGCGCTCGACATCATCGAGCGCTCGACCGGCACCCGCCCAGACATGACGACGCTGCCGCTCGACGACGGCAAGACCTACGACATGATCGCCCGCGGCGACTCGGTCGGCGTCTTCCAGTTCGAGTCCGAGGGCATGCGGGAGACGCTCAAGAAGGTCAGACCGACCGAGCTCGAGGACCTGATCGCGCTGAACGCGCTCTATCGCCCGGGCGCGATGGATCAGATCCCCACGTACGCGCGCGGCAAGCGCAACCCGGAGTCGATCTCCTACCCGGACGAGCGCCTGCGCCCGATCCTCGAATCGACCAACGGCGTCATCGTCTACCAGGAGCAGGCGATGCAGATCGCCAAGTCCCTGGCCGGCTTCTCCGGCGCCAAGGCGGACGACCTCCGCAAGGCGATCGGCAAGAAGAACCGCGCGGCGATGGCGGAGCTGAAGCCCGAGTTCATCGAGGGCTGCCGCGCGTCGAGAACGAGCGAGCAGGTGATCGAGTGGCTGTGGGCGACGAACGAGAAGTCGGCCGACTACTCGTTCAACAAGGCCCACGCCGCCTGCTACGCGCTGATCGCCTACCGCACCGCGTGGCTGAAGGCCAACCACCCGGCCGAGTACATGGCCGCGCTGATCTCCTCCGTGATGGACACGAAGGACAAGGTCCCGTTCTTCGTCGCGCAGACGGAGCAGATGGGGATCGAGATCCTGCCGCCGGACGTCAACGAGTCCGATCACGACTTCATGGTCGTCGACGGCAACATCCGCTTCGGGCTCGACGCGGTCAAGGGCGTCGGCTACGCGGCCGTCGAGGGGATAAAGCGCGCCCGCGAGGAGGACGGCCCGTTCACGTCGCTGTGGGACTTCTGCGAGCGCGTCGACGGCAAGGCCGTCAACAAGAAGGCGATCGAGGCGCTGATCAAGTGCGGCGCGTTCAGCTCCACCGGCGCGTCGCGCAAGGGCATGCTGGGCGTGCTGGAGCAGGCGCAGGCGGCCGGCCAGAAGGCGCAGCAGGACGCGCTGATCGGCCAGGGCTCGATCTTCGACCTCGGACCGGAGCCGGGCGCCGCGAACGGCGCCGCCGCGAGCGCGTTCGCCGCCCCGAGCCATCCCGGCATCCCCGCGGAGGAGTTCGACCAGGCCGAGATGCTCGCCGCCGAGAAGGAGTCGATCGGCCTCTTCATCTCCGCCCACCCGCTGAAGGCGGTGCGCGAGGCGATGCGGGTCAAGGTCGACTGCACGCTCGCGGAGCTGAGTGACAGAAAGGACGGTGACTGGGTCACCGTCGGCGGCATCATCACGCAGTGCAAGAGACTGCGGACGAAGAGAGGCGACCACATGATGTTCGCCACCCTCGACGACCTCGAGGGCACGGTCGAGATCCTGATCTTCGGAAGAGTCCTGGCCGCCTCCGAGGAGGCGTTCCAGATGGACTCGGTGATCACCCTGCGCGGCCGCGTCGACCACAAGGACGCGTCGAAGACAACGGTCGTGGTGCAGGACGCCGAGCTGTTCGCGCCGTCGGAGGCGGAGATCGAGAAGGCGCGCGAGGAGGCCGCGAAGATCCCCACCGGCCCGCCGCCGGTCCGCCTGCGCCTCGACTGCACCGCCCTGCGCGCGGGCGTTATCGACGACCTCAAGGCGGTCTTCGAGACGTTCCCCGGCGAGTCCGTCGTCGTGCTGGAGATGCACACCTCAGGCGGCCAGCGGACGCTGCGGCTCGGTCCGACCTACAAGGTCAGCCGTAACGCCGCCCTGCAAGCCGAGCTGGACCACGTGCTGGGGAGCGCGATGCTCGAGCCCGCCGCGGCGTGA